A segment of the Polyodon spathula isolate WHYD16114869_AA chromosome 14, ASM1765450v1, whole genome shotgun sequence genome:
ctgttgctctgcacaattcatgtcagcctcctttggcctctttcatcaatgagccgttttcaaccactggcctgccgttggctgtatgtcctttgggtgatggaccatccttgatacacacgggaaactgttgagcttgaaaaacccagcagcgttgcagttcttgacacactcaaaccggcgcgcctggcacctactaccataccccgttctaaggcacttaaatcttttgtcttgcccatttaccctctgaatggcacacttacataatccatgtctcaactgtgtcaaggcttacaaatccttctttaacccgtctccccttcatctacactgattgaagtggatttaacaggttacatcaataacagatcatagctttcacctggattcacctcgtcagtctattttgtggaaagagcaggtgttcctaatgttttgtacactcagtgtgtgtgtgtgtgtgtgtgtgtgtgtgtgtgtgtgtatatatatatatatatatatatatatatatatatatatatatatatatatatatatatatatatatgtgtgtgtgtagtgatgAATTCTGTACttctcaaggttcgttgcccctttaattcaagacccaggacacaaaaattgctttttcaagcacttacgcgcacttttaataaacaaaaacagaaataaacaaaataaacacctagcccTTTCTTGAGCACTgactactacacacaggaacctaactatcacaggacagctaagctgtttacctgtaacacactctgataaaagtatttctttaaataccctgcacctcgttgcattttcttttttctggagcTTGCACAAGTGATGTGAGATACCCAGAAAACACGATGATATAATAACAAACGTTCTAAAATCATTTTGCCAAACATCACATACATCAATTAACGAACATGCAAGAGAGGTGTGGGTGGCTCAGTGAAGCAGACAGACACAGTATATATTCTTTGATACACTGCCCAGGTGCAGAGGATTTATTAATTttagacagagacagagggggtCCTCAGGatcaggattgagaaccactgtttaATCATCTAACTCCACTTCAGAATATTTCCTACTTCTTGGGTGCTGTTGGGTGCTGCTTCCTTGCTTCcttgcatttttttctaaaatgcaatatcacaatatttaaattacattgtaggctaacaaacacagacacagctttTTAGTGTGGAAATCAGTTGCAGAGACGATCACATCTTGGTCGAACCGTGATCTTTTATTTTAGGTACAATAAcgtatgaagaaaaataaataaatatttttaattaatgaattaatgaattaactTAACTAGGCTtcaaaggtatttaaaaaaacaaacacaagcgtTCAGTGCAGCTCTGTCCATTCTCCCTGTCCTCTGAGTAGTGATACTCAGAATTGTTTATGTTGGCTGGAGGAGATAATTGCTGATTGTATAGGCTACATGTGCCAGCCAATTGAGACAATGGCTacttaatgtaattttttttactgatttctCCAGTGAAAAAAGACAACTGTAATTGAGTGAACAGTATGACTTTTACAAATGATTTATAGATGTTTGTATAGTGCCCATGTATAGAACTGAACAAGTGCAAACACATGGAATATTGGATGTTACTGCATTCGTTATCAGACATCCTATATCCACATTGGGTTTTCTTTAGGTGCACTGTAATGCAAAAAGTTGTGTTCTTTCATGatgatactgtttattttttattgaattttattttttttaataagcattttatttttcttgaaactAAGACTACCTTTATCTGAAGGACAAAAGGACATGAAAGTCTAATATGTGTATGAAGCATACTGAAAGAATCCACCAAAAAATGAAGAACTATCAACACTTATGAGATCTTTGTGGCCCGTGGGAATTAGTAGATATAGGAAAAGGACACCCCATAAACAACATTCTAGAAACAAAATACTTTTCAGCCTATTCATTGTATAATAGCAACTGATGTAGTTACCGCTTCCGGACACTAGAGTGCGATTGCGCTACCATCACACAGTACATGATATATTGGGTACGCTCACCATAGTAAAACTATTACTAGAGAGAActtttctgttaattatttttcagGTAAACTGTaacttaaatataattataaacctGCTTGGAAAAATAGTGCTTTCTGATTGGTTAGCTGCGTTCTATCAACCACATTAATCCCACACAACCTTTCAACGCAGACGCATCACCTAAAgctttcaatttaaattaattcctcattattaatgtttaatatttgtagATTGTCGTGGTCAAAATGATAACTGTGCAGAATTTTTGTGTCTTTGAGTTAAGCAAACAAACCCCGCttgtactggaaaaaaaaaaaaacttctgaaaaaTACGTTACACTTACACATTGACAAAATACTTGTGATTGCCGTCAGTTAACATGTTAGACTAGAAACACTTTTATCGTTTGCAGTTTCCACTTACATTATAAAATGTCCTTACCTTGAACAATGTGCTGTCTCGATTGATTGGATAAAGGCAAACGAATAAAAAACAATTCTatctaaatataacattttaaaaatgcttttacaaggTAATGGCTCACAGAACAGCCTCCTAGCAACCTTGTGTTTAATGTTGTAGTTTttccaacatttaaaaataaatgtatctaaaatatgaaaaaatgttttaataacatcTACAAAAGTGTTATGTGGAAATGTTTTggctgtaacatttttaaaagcttttttaaaatatctaaaatatggcAGTGTTTTAATAACAACTAGCAAATGTGTGTAAATGTTTTGGCTATAACGTTTTTtcagccttttaaaaatgttacaaaatgttatGTGTTTGCTGGGTAGCGCCCCTAGCTGCCCAGGGGAAACCAcccctttattaaaaaaactaaaataaagaggAATAGCAGATTTCATGctaacaaaacatattttcatttagaTGCTTAGCTTGTCTGTCTTGTGTTAATTGCAGTTGGTTTAACTACTActtgagtagttttttttttttttttttttttcattgcgcTGGTCTCCTGTTGTCATTACCTTTTCGCAGGTTTACCTTTAGCACTTCTAACTGACAGTAAACATGGGGAGCCAAGTCCAATTGTGTCTTGTTTGACTATATTATCTGTGTTTGATATCTTTAGTGGGATGAACTCTCTTGTACTTATTAGTAGAAACAacatcactgtatttttatttgacttgGTTCTTTCTTCCCAAGTACGTAGTTTTAATGCAAGGtacttagaaatactaaaagaaacgtagtaaattcaatgacaagcgaTTTAATTAGAAGTCTTTTTGAAGGCATTTGTCATTGAATGCATTCAGTTTCTtgtagtgtttctaaattcagcacatGATTGAGAGTTTAATAAAGTTAACAAGGCAAGGTACCAACCACCAAGTAAGTGGAATACCATAGTGTGAACATGTGGGTTGCTGTGCGTAGTGAAAGGGCGATGCTGGagctccaaacaaggacaaacacaaaatTCACGGTTCAAGTTGATAATTTAATTCTCCTTAACCGCTTTCACcgatcaaaataataaagctggctctacacaacaatgggCATCGCCAGCGCCAAAACgaggggttacagtcccgaaaaaataaatacaaaaacacagacgcaacacaacacaaacagacacgtctccggacagtgcgtgctattagtgtaggtgcggtgctggaatAGTGATGCTGGTTCACTGCAGGTGCGGTGAAGACCGGGTGAATCGTTGGCCCAAAGCTGCCACTCCCAGCTCTGTGCTTGATCAGTCTGCCGACAACAAGACACAcagttgcaaaacaaagcacacatttaACTCAGTTTCCCAAAACAGTCCTCGTTTCCTGCCATCAgccacaacaaaggaaccaatCACGACGTCACGTTACCCTAAAGTGCCCATAGGCCCGCCCCctccaatagctagttcaatcacgtcttgaatgaaatttcaattcttgaatgaaacttcgctcaccgtactagggcgatgactcctggtaccgtgatgccatccctttcctgaatggacggcttccgactgcccctggaataaactgcccaaccattcagtacggggcacacagttcctgttgtacagagctctcacaggtcgagaaggagattgttgatccagattcattcgctctttgtcacacaTAGCTATCAATCACAGGATAAATCAAGTAGTTTATAGATGTTTATTgattaacatacagtacagtagtttgcGTAGCAATAATCCAGCAAGTATGAGACATGGCAATACAATAAAGCTGATATAATTGGagattctgagagctctactgaggccaCATGGGTGCTTGCAAATGATATTATTACAATAGAATAGGAAGATCCAGATGGAATCTTACAAAGTGAatgttaaaatttaaatttaaaactgacaCACTACAAGCCGTTGTTCTCCACAGTTTTTATCATTCCAGAACCCACTGGACACAATTTCTACACAATCTTCCTTTCCCTTATGGTCGTTGGGTTCACCTCGGCTCCATTTGGTGTAAGTTACACTTCCTTTTGTAATATACTCAAATGAGCCCTCCTTCTTTTCATCAGATATTCCAAGAAAGGCTGGGTTCTGATAAAAACTCACAAAGTCATGTAttactttgttttcttcttcagttTTGGGCATAGCGAGCAATCCTCCAATTGTTTGGCATTTCTTGCAGGCAGATTCAAAGTTCATGACTCTACCATCAGTCGCATAGTGTGTTTGTCCCACCTTCTTGACCTGTAGTAACTGGAGAACTTTTGGAAGAAATAAAAGCAACGTGTGATTCATCCTCCTTGAACTGGATAACAGAATCTTTGAAACTGAGTTTTGAATTAGTCAGTGTCTGAAGGTACAAACACCCATggtaaaaaaagtgctttgcaCAATGGTATGGCATCTACAGGAAGCGGGCAGAATCTCTGGCGTTGCAGCTGTAATTCTTTCAAAGGGAGGCCAATCAAATAGGGAGTTCCTGAAGCTTTTATAAAGCTTAACAAGTCAAATGTCTACATATAGTACACATGATAACTATGTTGTGTTCTGAAAAGTCTGTTAACAAGGAATTATTTCTTTATGAACAGAACAGTAAGTTCTTACCTTTCTCAAGCTTGTTGAAGTTGTTTTATAAGTTCTTACCTTTCTCAAGCTTGTTGAAGTTGTTTTGTAAGGTGCTAAGCCCTGCTTCTAAAGCTTCAACGCGACTCATATCACAGGGTGCCGCTGCAAACAGAGAACAAACTTAGAAATTAGTTTTTAACTAAGATTTGTGATAGAATGTAAtgacatttgttattttatatgtatgtatatatatatatatatatatatatatatatatatatatatatataatatatatatatatatgtttatgtatatgaaACCTGAAGAAGACAGAGGGTTTTGAATGACAGGACAGACAACATATTAATCATTGGGTGATTCCCAGGAGTTGTGTTCAGAAATAGCAATTTAATTTACCTGCACGTCCAACTTCTCCTTTCTGACCTTTGGTTCCTAAGAGCCCAGGTTTGCCTTGTGGTCCCTCTGGTCCCATCTTTCCTGGGGGACCCTGCACCCCCCGCTGTCCAAGAGAGCCTGGTTAGGGAAATAGAGAAGGACATCATTCAAAAGGGTGCAGCAATCAGTCAGGACAACTCCTGCGATTAAATTAATACTAAATGTCTCAGGGATCATTTTATTATACACTTTACCACGATTCACATGGCTGCAAATAACACCTGGATGAAAGTATACCTCATCACACACAGCACATGTATAAAAGCAGCTTTTTTCTTACCTGTGTCCCCCTTTTCACCCTTTGGACCTTCTCGCCCATCTCGCCCGTCCCTGCCATGTAATCCATTGTTTCCAGGGACTCCTGGAGTCCCCTGAATCGTGGAGCACACATTTGTTCTGGTAGTCAGATCAGGTGTGCCATGGCTTAATTGCATCAGCAGTGCATTCACAACCAGCATGTGAACAGTGAAATAGGGACGCATTGCACAATGCATGATTCTAGAAAGAGTTTCAATGTTATCATGGACGAAAGTGCACACTTACATTTATCAGTACATGTAATGTTTGTTATaaacgtgtgtttattatttatacataGAAAccatatccttttttttaaagaacccaTGTTGGGAGGGGAGTCATTTAAGAACATGCTATGGCGTTAATAGAATAAGTTAGCATTTATTCCCAAATTAAGCATTTAGACGTATTGATAAGCCCCcacttattaaattaaatattattttaaataattaaataaatattattaaaaattaatatttaatatacttattaaatattaaagtcatttttgtaACTCAGACAATAACTTAATATTCATTGATGGAGAGAAACACATTACATGTAACATGTTActataattttattacatttctcaGCAATTTGTAACTGCAATGCTTCCTAACCAAATCAAAATGCAACCCGACCAGATCAAATAAAAACATCTATCACTGAAATGTGAACTGTGCCTGAGATGTAACCATTTGTAACTTTAACTGGTTACATTTTTTCTAAGGATATGTTACTGTAATTAATTACATATTTGGTCAAGCAACTTGTAACTGTTGCAGATTACTTTTGAAAGGTTCCACAACATTGTCAGTACTATATCCCAAATAGCAGACAGTAATCATGTTGTAGATAACATTTCTCTTCTGGCTCTAAAAACATTATTCTcatgtaatatttaatttctttataaTAGAGAATCTCCACTAATTACAAATGAATAATTCCATACTTACCTGAAAGCTCGATAGGAAACTGACGAGAGGGTACTGAAGCTGATAAAACTAAATTTAGGTCAGGGAGCACAGTGAATAAATATTAACCCACACAGTACTGCTTTAGTGTTTACCTTTAGAAACAACTGCCGGTGTAAGAGCTTTGACTAAGAGCTAACGAATTAGCATCAATATTAGTTATTCATGTTccagtgtgacagagagcgaatgaatcctagtcaacaatcttcctcccgacctgtgggaGCACAGTGTAACAGGAATAGTGTGCCCCGGACtagatggtttgacagttcattccagggtcattcggaagtcggccatccaaaaagggggcaaagccacaatactagaagtcagcgccttactacggtaggcgatgtgtcagtcattaTCGTTAATATCAGGGAGCTGTAGCTTGACAGCCAGCAACCaaacccagactacacttcaTCATTATGCACACATGTGACGGgatgcccaccccttgtgtatattatatattatttatttgtattattattattatttgtgtttgtgagcAGGTGGACGAAAGCTGtccactattattatttattatttgagtccGGTGAAAAGCCCGTCTTTTAATATGTCGTTGCATGAATGTGATTAAAGTCTCCATTCATATAAATCTTTTGGCAATGTGGcaggagccttaataaggtaattttttaatgggtaattaaggctccagccacagtataaaaagacccactccgggctcattAGTTGAAGAGAGTTAAGGAGAGAATGAGCAAATGCTACCGACCAAATATACAATACCACGGCTTTCGCCatcataaatgcaataaataaaatacataaataaacaaacacaaaataacataggggcggagggggagacccctttctaaaaataaacaaacagtactgtACAGGAGTCCTAGCACATATATACAATGGAGCAGCAGGCAAAACCCAGGCGATCCAAACGTGGCATCCCTGAAAggagcaggcgtggcatccctgtGCTGAGCGAGCATGGCATCCTTGTGCGGTGCGAGGCAGGcttccttgggcggtgcaaggtaCTTTTCTTTGGGCGGTGCaatgcaggcatccccaggcaataGCGAACTGGCACCCCCAGGTTAATGACGAACTgccatccccaggcgatggcgacagcggaccctcgggaggtaaTGGCAGGAGGGGAGCCAGGACTACTGGTGGTGCTAGGGTTGGCCCTCTTCACAGCCACTGCGACCCAcggttttcccccgtgctcccctcagcaacctatgcaggagCTGCTGCGATCCAGCAGCATCCTGTCCTGGCCCCTCTAATAATGAAGGGAGATGCAGATCCTCCTACTCTCCCTCTGgcgggggtggagacagaggcagctcctgctcctcaccttctggtggcgaaggcggcaggggattctccccttctggctgcagtgggggaaccagcaggcaGAGGCGGAACAAGCAGGTAtgctccttctgctggtggaggtgggagtgaaaaGCAGACCTCCCACGGctgtggaggcagaaccagctggtattctccctctgctggtggggatggGAGCGGCAAGCgatcctcccatggcggtggaggtggaactagcaggtattctctctctctgctggtggaggcctGGGCTGTAAACATTCAGCCTTCCCTCTATTGGGTTGTGGACGTACCGACTCTCCCCTCTTGAGctgtggacattcgggctcctcccactcagacacAGGACGTTCgagctcctcccactcagatgcaggacgttcgggctcctccctcctCGGCTGTAGTGAGAGTGGGCacagcaggcattcctctggtgggagggagcagttcgctgggaaatgcccccactccccacagatgcagcagcaatTCTGCACTCCCATGCTGTAGAGGAGGGCTTCTCAGGCAACCTCCTCTTGCAGCTGTCGCCCCGGTTCCACCTCTTCTTCCTGAGGTGGAGAGTGGTAGCAGTTGGGTGACACGTGGCCCGCCTTGCCAACCCCAAAACATCACTCCTCCCCCCTCAGGCATCCACCTTGCCAGAGACACAGCGGGGCTTGCAACCAGCTCctcgctgctgctgcttcttcccttTTTTCTCTTCCTCAAGccacaagtaaaaaacaaaaaaaaaaaaaaaacaaaacaaaaaactggtcGAGGAAATCAGCATCTGGCCTGCGTCCAgaaggcgctggtgatcccagtctcacaccacgtgtgacaggacggcaatgtggtgacgtcagaccagatatgcaggaactgaaaacacactgcAATCCAAAAGACACATTGtgtgccgtttatttaaacacaaacaaaataaataaaatatttgtaacaaaaacactgctcacagagcaaaataaaattatcaacaaaacaagtcacgaagacaaaataaacaccaaacccaggtcaggctgggcaatcgccttcactgatcctattaGTTTCGGTTTTGCCTTTAAATTTCTCTCTTCTATTGTTCTCCCGTTCCTCCtttgaacacccaccctgagtgcagagagcggcaggcttttatgcaggtgggcatttcctgattagcaacaaatgaatcacttaattcatTCGGGAGATGGCCGCCTTCTGCACATGGTCTTTTAATTATTCCTGTCAAAGGACAAGTTGCCCACCTTGCCTCTGCCAAAACACACcctaacaaaacaataacaaaaaacaacacaactacgccgtcataaatacaataaataaatcataataaacaaacactatatatatatatatatatatatatatatatatatatatatatatatatatatatttgtagtgtAATACGAAACTGTCTGTTTGCATTCAAAACTTAGGTACTGCTACAGGTTAACTTCAGCACCTTTACACAGTTTGCATTCACAAAGACATAAGCTAGTGTGCAGCTTTTCTGACCACCCCTGAGATTTACCTGAAAAACTTGAAATTaatgatttacaaaaatgtttttgtttgttgtttctttgtttttgtttgtttgttttcaataaacaCTGACAAACTCCcaataatttttatataaaagaaaaaactaaaataaagagcCTTGGTAGTACAGTACTGGTGATAGGTCTGAGCCAACCACCAAAAAGTCCTCATGAAAAATTCCATACGATGTATGAATCATTAAACCATGAACAATGCATTGCGCCGTTGCTACTGAAAATAAGTTAGCCGTGGAACTGcttttttgagcctttctgcgcacgcgCACATTTTAGACGTTAAAGGCAAGGGTAAAccttaattcagaaaattgttttac
Coding sequences within it:
- the LOC121327368 gene encoding mannose-binding protein A-like, which gives rise to MHCAMRPYFTVHMLVVNALLMQLSHGTPDLTTRTNVCSTIQGTPGVPGNNGLHGRDGRDGREGPKGEKGDTGSLGQRGVQGPPGKMGPEGPQGKPGLLGTKGQKGEVGRAAAPCDMSRVEALEAGLSTLQNNFNKLEKVLQLLQVKKVGQTHYATDGRVMNFESACKKCQTIGGLLAMPKTEEENKVIHDFVSFYQNPAFLGISDEKKEGSFEYITKGSVTYTKWSRGEPNDHKGKEDCVEIVSSGFWNDKNCGEQRLVVCQF